Proteins encoded in a region of the Thermotoga sp. KOL6 genome:
- a CDS encoding carbohydrate binding domain-containing protein has protein sequence MKKLVFALLMIPVVFLAQNILGNSSFDEPIFIAGVDVEPPAADGSIDTHSNWVFFTNSNGEGTARVENGVLVVEISRGGDHTWSVQLLQSPILVEKLHKYRVSFRAKSSIKRNIGVKIGGTAGRGWPAYNPGTDESGGMVFELGTDWQTYEFEFVMRQETDPNARFEFQLGKQVGTIWIDDVVMEDVGVLKVSGEENEIYTEEDEDKVEDWQLVWSQEFDDGVVDPNVWNFEIGNGHAKGIPGWGNGELEYYTDRNAFVENGCLVIEARKEQVTDEYGTYDYTSARMTTEGKFEIKYGKIEIRAKLPKGKGIWPALWMLGNNIGEVGWPACGEIDIMEMLGHDTRTVYGTAHGPGYSGGASISVAYKLPEGVPDFSEDFHVFSIEWDEDEVEWYVDGQLYHVLSKDELEELGLEWVFDHPFFLIVNVAVGGYWPGYPDNTTQFPQRMYIDYIRVYKDMNPEKITGEVDNCGYEIKYRKSQGHEVTYESINNGTFDEPIVNDQANNPDEWFIWQAGNYGISGARVSDYGVKNGYAYITVEDSGTDTWHIQFNQWIGLYPGKTYTISFKAKADVPRPINVKILQNHDPWTNYFAKTVQLTNEWQTFTFTYTHPSDADEIVQISFELGLHTPTTIYFDDVSITPAR, from the coding sequence ATGAAAAAGCTAGTTTTTGCTTTGTTGATGATCCCCGTTGTTTTCTTAGCACAAAATATCCTTGGGAATTCCTCTTTTGATGAGCCCATATTCATTGCGGGAGTTGATGTTGAACCGCCGGCTGCAGATGGTTCCATAGACACGCACAGTAACTGGGTATTCTTCACGAATTCCAACGGTGAGGGAACAGCTCGTGTGGAAAACGGTGTCCTTGTGGTGGAAATCTCGAGAGGAGGAGATCATACATGGTCTGTCCAGCTTCTTCAATCTCCCATTCTCGTTGAAAAACTTCACAAGTACAGAGTTTCTTTCAGGGCAAAATCCTCGATTAAGCGAAACATAGGTGTCAAGATAGGTGGGACAGCAGGAAGAGGATGGCCTGCCTACAATCCGGGAACAGACGAATCCGGTGGAATGGTGTTCGAGCTTGGAACGGACTGGCAAACTTATGAATTCGAATTTGTCATGAGACAAGAAACTGATCCCAATGCGCGTTTTGAATTTCAGCTTGGAAAACAGGTGGGAACGATTTGGATTGATGACGTTGTTATGGAAGATGTGGGAGTTCTTAAAGTGAGTGGAGAAGAGAACGAGATTTACACGGAGGAGGACGAGGATAAAGTGGAGGATTGGCAGCTTGTTTGGAGTCAGGAATTTGACGATGGTGTGGTAGATCCAAACGTGTGGAATTTTGAAATAGGTAACGGCCATGCAAAGGGTATTCCCGGATGGGGAAACGGGGAGCTCGAGTACTATACAGATAGAAACGCGTTCGTTGAGAACGGATGTTTGGTCATAGAAGCGAGGAAAGAACAAGTCACAGACGAGTATGGTACTTACGATTATACGTCTGCTAGAATGACCACAGAGGGCAAATTTGAGATAAAGTATGGAAAGATAGAAATAAGAGCAAAGCTTCCCAAAGGGAAGGGTATATGGCCTGCATTATGGATGCTTGGAAACAACATAGGTGAAGTGGGATGGCCCGCTTGTGGTGAGATCGACATTATGGAAATGTTGGGCCATGACACTAGAACAGTCTATGGAACAGCGCACGGTCCGGGATATTCAGGCGGAGCAAGTATAAGTGTAGCCTATAAGCTACCTGAAGGAGTCCCTGATTTTTCGGAAGATTTCCATGTCTTTTCAATTGAGTGGGACGAAGACGAAGTTGAGTGGTATGTAGATGGTCAGCTATATCATGTTCTCAGCAAAGACGAATTGGAAGAACTTGGTCTTGAGTGGGTCTTCGACCATCCATTTTTCTTGATTGTGAACGTTGCTGTGGGAGGATATTGGCCTGGCTACCCAGACAATACAACCCAGTTTCCACAGAGAATGTACATAGATTACATAAGGGTCTACAAAGATATGAATCCGGAAAAAATCACGGGCGAAGTAGACAATTGTGGGTATGAAATTAAGTATAGAAAATCACAAGGGCACGAAGTGACATACGAATCGATAAACAACGGAACCTTTGATGAACCTATAGTTAACGATCAGGCCAACAATCCAGATGAGTGGTTCATCTGGCAAGCTGGAAATTACGGAATAAGTGGGGCACGTGTGTCTGATTACGGTGTAAAAAATGGTTACGCTTATATCACCGTTGAGGATTCTGGAACGGATACCTGGCACATACAATTCAACCAGTGGATAGGTTTGTATCCTGGGAAAACATACACCATTTCTTTCAAAGCAAAAGCAGATGTGCCTAGACCGATAAATGTAAAGATCCTTCAAAATCACGATCCATGGACTAATTACTTTGCAAAGACAGTGCAGCTCACTAACGAATGGCAAACCTTTACCTTCACCTACACCCATCCCAGCGATGCGGACGAGATTGTTCAGATCAGTTTTGAACTTGGCCTGCATACTCCTACAACGATCTATTTCGATGATGTCAGTATTACACCAGCTCGGTGA
- a CDS encoding glycoside hydrolase family 3 protein, with product MEKVNEIVSQLTLEEKIKLVVGVGLPGLFGNPHSRVAGAAGETHPIPRLGIPAFVLADGPAGLRINPTREGDDNTYYTTAFPVEIMLASTWNKELLEEVGKAMGEETREYGVDVLLAPAMNIHRNPLCGRNFEYYSEDPVLSGELASAFVRGVQSQGVGACIKHFVANNQETNRMIVDTIVSERALREVYLKGFEIAVKKGKPWSVMSAYNKLNGKYCSQSEWLLKKVLRKEWGFEGFVMSDWYAGDNPVEQLKAGNDLIMPGKVYQVNTERRDEIEEIQEALKEGKLSEEVLDECVRNILKVLMNAPSFKGYKYSNKPNLDAHAKIAYKAGLEGVVLLKNENVLPLIEGTPIALFGTGQIETVKGGTGSGDTHPRYTISILEGMEERGLKLDGELVNSYKEYIKKMRETEEYKPRTDSWGTVIKPKLPENFLSEREIKKIAKKNDVAVIVISRISGEGYDRKPIKGDFYLSDDEMELIQTVSREFHEFGKKVVVLLNIGSPIEIASWRDLVDGILLVWQAGQEMGRIVADVLSGEANPSGKLPTTFPKDYHDVPSWTFPGEPRDNPLKVVYEEDIYVGYRYYDTFGVEPAYEFGYGLSYTKFEYGNLKVSLENDLLKVSYTITNVGERSGKEVSQVYIKAPKGKIDKPLQELKAFYKTKELNPGESETISVGIPIRDLASFDGNGWIVEEGEYEVRIGASSRDIRLKDMFKIEEERKFGM from the coding sequence ATGGAAAAGGTGAATGAAATTGTTTCTCAGCTTACTTTAGAAGAGAAAATAAAACTTGTTGTAGGAGTGGGACTCCCAGGACTTTTTGGGAATCCTCACTCAAGGGTAGCAGGTGCGGCTGGAGAAACTCATCCGATACCGAGGCTTGGAATACCGGCGTTTGTTCTTGCAGACGGACCGGCAGGACTCAGAATAAATCCAACGCGTGAAGGTGATGACAACACCTATTATACGACAGCTTTTCCTGTGGAGATCATGCTTGCTTCCACTTGGAACAAAGAGTTGCTTGAGGAAGTTGGAAAGGCGATGGGGGAAGAAACGAGAGAATACGGAGTAGACGTTCTTCTTGCACCTGCTATGAACATACACAGAAATCCATTGTGTGGTAGAAATTTCGAGTATTACTCTGAGGATCCTGTTCTTTCGGGGGAGTTGGCTTCTGCCTTTGTGAGGGGGGTTCAATCGCAGGGGGTTGGTGCGTGCATAAAGCATTTTGTGGCGAACAATCAAGAAACCAACAGAATGATCGTGGATACCATCGTTTCTGAAAGGGCTTTAAGAGAAGTGTATTTGAAAGGTTTTGAGATCGCTGTTAAAAAAGGAAAACCTTGGAGTGTAATGAGTGCTTACAACAAATTGAACGGTAAATACTGCTCTCAAAGTGAATGGCTATTAAAAAAGGTGTTGAGAAAAGAATGGGGTTTTGAAGGTTTTGTGATGAGTGATTGGTACGCGGGAGACAATCCTGTGGAGCAGCTCAAAGCCGGGAACGATCTCATAATGCCGGGAAAGGTGTATCAAGTGAACACCGAAAGAAGAGACGAAATAGAAGAGATTCAAGAAGCATTGAAAGAGGGTAAATTGAGTGAAGAAGTTCTCGACGAATGTGTGAGAAACATTTTAAAGGTTCTCATGAATGCTCCCTCTTTCAAAGGATACAAATATTCTAACAAACCGAACTTAGACGCACACGCAAAGATTGCTTATAAGGCAGGATTAGAAGGGGTTGTTCTTCTCAAAAACGAGAATGTGTTGCCGTTGATTGAAGGTACTCCCATAGCTCTTTTTGGAACGGGTCAGATAGAGACCGTAAAAGGTGGAACTGGAAGTGGAGACACTCACCCGAGGTACACCATTTCCATTCTTGAAGGAATGGAAGAAAGAGGTTTGAAACTCGACGGAGAGTTGGTAAACAGTTACAAAGAGTATATTAAGAAAATGAGAGAAACCGAAGAGTACAAACCGAGAACAGATTCTTGGGGAACGGTTATAAAGCCTAAGCTTCCCGAGAATTTTCTTTCCGAAAGAGAGATAAAGAAGATAGCGAAGAAGAACGATGTTGCAGTAATTGTGATCAGCAGAATTTCCGGTGAAGGATACGATAGAAAACCGATAAAAGGAGATTTCTATCTCTCTGACGACGAAATGGAACTCATTCAAACGGTATCCCGAGAGTTCCACGAGTTTGGAAAGAAGGTAGTCGTTTTGCTCAACATTGGTAGTCCAATTGAAATCGCAAGTTGGAGAGATTTAGTGGATGGAATTCTTCTCGTCTGGCAAGCAGGTCAGGAAATGGGAAGGATAGTGGCGGACGTTTTGAGTGGGGAAGCAAACCCATCTGGAAAATTACCTACTACGTTCCCGAAAGATTATCATGATGTTCCGTCTTGGACTTTCCCTGGAGAACCGAGAGACAATCCACTGAAAGTCGTTTATGAAGAGGATATCTACGTTGGATACAGATATTACGATACTTTTGGGGTGGAACCAGCTTATGAATTCGGTTATGGTCTCTCATACACGAAATTCGAGTATGGAAACCTGAAAGTTTCTCTTGAAAACGACTTACTGAAAGTTTCTTACACCATCACCAATGTTGGTGAAAGGTCAGGAAAAGAAGTTTCTCAGGTTTATATCAAAGCTCCTAAGGGAAAGATAGACAAACCTTTGCAGGAACTCAAGGCTTTCTACAAGACCAAAGAATTGAATCCGGGAGAATCTGAGACAATCTCCGTTGGGATACCTATCAGAGATCTTGCCAGTTTCGATGGAAACGGATGGATTGTGGAAGAAGGTGAATACGAAGTAAGGATTGGAGCCTCCTCGAGAGATATAAGATTGAAGGATATGTTCAAAATAGAAGAGGAAAGAAAATTTGGGATGTGA
- a CDS encoding ABC transporter ATP-binding protein gives MSRLEVRNLTKIFSLGFFSKRYVEAVKNVSFEVKEREIVSLVGESGSGKTTTAKMILRLLPPTSGEIRFEGKDIWKDLKDRESLVDFRRKVHAVFQDPFASYNPFYPVERTLWQAINLLEKKPSNKKEALELIKESLFRVGIDPKDVLGKYPHQISGGQKQRIMIARCWILKPLLIVADEPTSMIDASSRGGIIKLLEELREEQGTSIIFITHDLGLAYYVSDNIFVMKEGEIVERGHPDKVVLEPSHEYTKILVGSIPKLYRKLEDL, from the coding sequence ATGAGCAGGTTAGAAGTAAGAAATCTTACGAAGATTTTCTCGTTGGGATTTTTCTCCAAGAGGTATGTAGAAGCGGTGAAGAATGTCTCTTTTGAGGTTAAAGAAAGAGAGATTGTCTCTTTGGTGGGAGAAAGCGGATCCGGAAAAACAACGACTGCGAAGATGATTCTGAGGCTTCTTCCACCAACCTCTGGAGAAATTCGCTTTGAGGGTAAGGACATATGGAAGGATTTGAAAGATAGAGAGTCTCTTGTGGATTTCCGTAGGAAAGTTCATGCTGTGTTCCAAGATCCATTTGCAAGTTACAATCCCTTTTATCCCGTTGAAAGGACCCTTTGGCAGGCGATAAACCTCCTTGAAAAGAAGCCTTCGAACAAAAAGGAAGCGCTTGAACTCATAAAAGAATCCCTTTTCAGGGTGGGAATAGATCCAAAGGATGTACTGGGAAAATATCCCCATCAGATTTCTGGCGGGCAAAAACAGAGAATCATGATCGCTAGGTGTTGGATTTTAAAGCCTCTTTTGATAGTTGCAGACGAGCCAACTTCCATGATAGACGCTTCTTCGAGAGGAGGAATTATCAAACTTCTTGAGGAACTTAGAGAAGAACAGGGAACGTCTATTATATTCATTACGCACGATCTTGGGCTTGCTTATTACGTTTCAGACAACATATTCGTTATGAAAGAAGGAGAGATAGTAGAAAGAGGACATCCTGATAAAGTGGTTCTCGAACCTTCCCATGAATACACGAAAATTCTTGTTGGTAGTATCCCCAAGTTGTACAGAAAACTGGAGGATCTGTGA
- a CDS encoding ABC transporter ATP-binding protein — protein sequence MKEILLKAENVRAYYKLEKVSVKAVDGVSFEILEDEVIGVVGESGCGKTTLSNVIFMNMVKPLTLVEGKIFMKVNGKYEEISSMTRDEVKKRFWGKEITIIPQSAMNALMPTIRMEKYVKHLAESHGIDENELLEKVKKRFEEVGLKPMWIKRYPFELSGGMRQRAVIAIATILNPSLLIADEPTSALDVVNQKVLLKVLMQLKKQGVVKSIIFITHDIATVRQIADRMIIMYAGKIVEFAPVEALLEKPFHPYTQGLFNSVLTPEPEVKKRGITTIPGAPPNLINPPSGCRFHPRCPHAMEICKEKEPPLVEIEPGRRVACWLYMEERI from the coding sequence ATGAAGGAAATTCTTCTGAAAGCGGAGAACGTAAGGGCTTACTATAAATTGGAAAAGGTTTCTGTGAAAGCGGTAGACGGAGTTTCTTTCGAAATATTAGAAGATGAGGTCATAGGAGTTGTAGGAGAATCCGGTTGTGGTAAAACAACGCTTTCGAACGTGATATTCATGAACATGGTTAAGCCTCTCACTTTGGTTGAAGGGAAAATTTTTATGAAGGTGAACGGAAAGTATGAGGAGATTTCCTCTATGACGAGGGACGAGGTGAAGAAGAGATTTTGGGGAAAGGAGATTACGATCATTCCCCAATCTGCTATGAACGCGTTGATGCCGACTATCAGAATGGAAAAGTATGTAAAACATCTTGCTGAGTCCCATGGAATAGATGAAAACGAGCTTTTGGAAAAAGTAAAAAAGAGATTCGAAGAGGTTGGTTTGAAACCCATGTGGATCAAAAGGTATCCATTCGAGCTCAGTGGTGGGATGAGGCAGAGAGCCGTTATAGCGATTGCAACCATATTGAACCCAAGTCTTCTGATAGCGGATGAGCCGACTTCAGCATTGGATGTTGTGAATCAAAAGGTTCTTTTGAAGGTTCTCATGCAGTTGAAAAAGCAAGGTGTTGTGAAAAGCATTATCTTCATCACACACGATATTGCTACGGTGAGGCAAATCGCGGATAGAATGATCATTATGTACGCTGGAAAGATCGTGGAATTTGCTCCTGTGGAGGCCCTTTTAGAAAAACCATTTCATCCGTACACTCAGGGATTGTTCAACTCGGTTCTAACACCGGAGCCGGAGGTCAAGAAGAGGGGCATTACCACCATTCCGGGAGCTCCACCAAACCTCATAAATCCGCCGTCGGGATGTAGGTTTCATCCAAGATGCCCTCACGCAATGGAAATTTGCAAAGAAAAGGAGCCGCCTCTCGTTGAGATAGAACCTGGAAGAAGAGTGGCATGTTGGTTGTACATGGAGGAGAGAATATGA
- a CDS encoding ABC transporter permease: MFSAMIRPLFKNKKFIIGFSIFLLFLFLGIFGPVFYRVDPTEMTWDVEQPPSLTHPLGTDTYGRDILAQLLHGIRSSLYIGFLAAIISLVIGTIIGSFSAVKGGIVDDTLMALTNIVLTTPSILIAILIASYLKVRSIEMVAVILGLFQWPWFARAIRAQLMSVMSREYVYLSVMAGYSDLRLVIEDLIPTIATYAFMSFVLFINGGIMGEAGLSLIGLGPTQGISLGLMLQWAVLMEAVRRGLWWWFVPPGVAIVALTSSLLVISTAMDEVFNPRLREE; encoded by the coding sequence ATGTTTTCGGCGATGATAAGACCTCTTTTCAAAAACAAGAAATTCATAATAGGATTCTCAATTTTCTTGTTATTCCTATTCCTGGGAATTTTTGGACCAGTTTTCTACAGAGTTGATCCAACGGAAATGACATGGGATGTCGAACAACCACCTTCATTAACTCATCCGCTTGGAACAGATACTTATGGAAGAGATATACTTGCTCAACTCCTGCATGGAATACGTTCTTCTCTCTACATAGGATTTCTGGCTGCTATTATCTCTCTCGTAATAGGAACAATCATAGGTAGTTTTTCAGCAGTTAAGGGAGGTATCGTCGACGACACTTTAATGGCTTTAACGAACATAGTACTAACTACTCCTTCCATTCTAATCGCAATCCTGATAGCGAGTTACTTGAAAGTTCGAAGCATAGAAATGGTTGCGGTCATATTGGGTTTGTTTCAATGGCCGTGGTTTGCAAGGGCGATAAGAGCGCAACTCATGAGTGTGATGTCTAGAGAGTATGTGTACCTCTCGGTAATGGCTGGGTATTCAGACCTTAGGCTTGTAATAGAAGATCTGATTCCCACTATAGCGACTTACGCTTTCATGTCCTTCGTTCTTTTCATAAACGGCGGAATAATGGGAGAGGCTGGTTTGAGTTTGATAGGTCTTGGACCAACACAAGGAATTTCTCTTGGGCTCATGCTTCAGTGGGCAGTCTTAATGGAAGCTGTGAGAAGAGGGTTGTGGTGGTGGTTCGTACCACCAGGAGTTGCAATTGTGGCACTGACCTCATCTTTGCTTGTCATAAGCACTGCAATGGACGAAGTTTTCAATCCACGCTTGAGGGAGGAGTGA
- a CDS encoding ABC transporter permease: MGSKSMLKYLLRRFIFLLVTYIVATTIVFILPRAIPGNPLAQLLSNLSRVAQANPEAIRAAERNLMEEFGLGKPLYIQYIEFIGKALRGDLGTSITYYPRKVIDLIIPVIPWTLALLLPATIVAWILGNSLGAWAAYRRNTWIDKGVLTASLILSQIPYYWLGMIFIFFFGVKLNWLPVQGAYSQGTIPSLSWSFFIDVAKHYILPFLSIVVSAMGGWAIGMRLMVIYELGSDYAMFSEYLGMKDRRIFRYVFRNSLLPQITGLALSLGGALGGALITEIVFNYPGTGYLLFRALTTLDYPLIQGIFVILIASIYIANFVVDFLYALIDPRIRIGQEA; this comes from the coding sequence ATGGGATCAAAGTCCATGCTCAAGTATCTTCTGAGAAGATTCATTTTTCTTTTAGTTACCTATATAGTTGCGACAACGATCGTATTTATTTTGCCAAGGGCTATACCTGGAAATCCTTTGGCGCAATTGTTGTCTAATCTTTCCAGAGTCGCTCAAGCCAATCCTGAAGCGATAAGGGCGGCTGAAAGAAATTTGATGGAAGAATTCGGTTTAGGAAAACCGTTGTATATTCAATACATTGAGTTCATTGGGAAGGCATTAAGAGGAGATCTTGGAACGTCGATTACTTATTACCCCAGAAAGGTGATAGACCTGATCATACCTGTTATACCGTGGACGTTAGCGCTTTTGCTTCCAGCAACGATTGTGGCATGGATCCTTGGAAACAGTCTTGGGGCGTGGGCTGCTTACAGAAGAAACACATGGATAGATAAAGGTGTTCTTACGGCATCGCTCATATTGTCTCAAATACCGTACTACTGGCTCGGAATGATTTTTATCTTCTTTTTCGGTGTGAAGCTCAACTGGCTACCTGTTCAAGGTGCTTACTCCCAGGGTACCATTCCAAGTCTCAGCTGGTCTTTCTTCATAGATGTGGCAAAACATTACATCCTTCCCTTCCTGTCGATAGTCGTTTCTGCTATGGGTGGCTGGGCAATCGGAATGAGGCTTATGGTCATATACGAGCTTGGAAGCGATTATGCTATGTTTTCTGAGTACTTAGGAATGAAAGACAGAAGGATTTTCAGATATGTGTTCAGGAATTCTCTTCTCCCACAAATAACAGGACTCGCTTTAAGTTTGGGGGGAGCATTGGGAGGCGCTCTGATTACTGAGATCGTGTTCAATTATCCCGGAACGGGATATCTGTTGTTTAGAGCTTTAACTACGCTTGATTATCCGTTGATTCAGGGGATCTTTGTGATTCTTATCGCGTCTATCTACATTGCCAATTTTGTGGTGGACTTCCTCTACGCCTTGATAGATCCAAGAATAAGAATAGGACAGGAGGCATGA
- a CDS encoding ABC transporter substrate-binding protein, whose product MKRFVVLLLILTVFALALAQVSLPREDTVYISGALWSATTWNLYAPQSTYGTDQFLYLPAFQYDLGRDAWIPVIAERYEFLDDKTLRIYIRPEARWSDGVPITADDFVYALELTKELGIGPGAGWDTYIEYVKAVDTKVVEFKAKEENLNYYQFLAYSLGAQPMPKHVYERVRAQMNIKDWLNDKPEEQVVSGPYKLYYYDPNIVVYQRVDDWWGKDIFGLPRPKYLANPIYKDNPSASLAVERGDVDWAGLFIPSVWELWEKKGLPIGTWYKNKPYFLPDGLDLVYVNNTKPGLSDPAVRKAIAYAIPYEEMLVKAYFGYGSQAHPSMVIDLFEPYKQYIDYDLARKTWGTEDGRIPTNLEMANKILDEAGYKKGPDGIRVGPDGTKLGPYTISVPYGWTDWMMMCEMIAKNLRSIGIDVRTEFPDFSVWADRMTKGTFDLIISWSVGPSFDHPFNVYRFVLDKRLSKPIGEVTWAGDWERYDNDEVVELLDKAVSTLDLETRKQVYFRLQEIVYRDLPSIPAFYGAHWYEYSTRYWINWPNEDNPAWYRPAPWHADTWPTLFVISKKSDPQPIPSWLGTVDEGGIEIPTAKIFEDLQMAGK is encoded by the coding sequence ATGAAACGTTTCGTTGTTCTTCTGTTGATCCTCACTGTTTTCGCTCTCGCCTTGGCCCAAGTGTCTTTGCCACGTGAGGACACTGTCTACATTTCAGGAGCTTTGTGGTCAGCTACCACTTGGAATCTCTATGCGCCTCAGTCGACGTATGGTACGGATCAATTCTTGTATCTTCCTGCTTTCCAATATGATCTTGGTAGAGACGCATGGATCCCCGTCATTGCAGAAAGGTACGAATTCCTTGATGACAAAACTCTAAGAATCTACATCAGACCTGAGGCGAGATGGAGCGATGGAGTTCCCATCACGGCAGATGATTTTGTTTACGCTTTAGAATTAACAAAGGAACTCGGAATAGGTCCAGGTGCGGGTTGGGATACCTACATCGAGTACGTTAAAGCCGTGGATACCAAAGTAGTCGAGTTCAAAGCAAAAGAAGAGAATTTGAATTACTACCAGTTCCTCGCTTATTCTCTGGGAGCACAACCGATGCCTAAACATGTGTATGAAAGAGTCAGGGCACAGATGAACATAAAAGACTGGCTCAACGACAAACCTGAAGAACAGGTTGTTTCAGGTCCCTATAAGCTCTACTATTACGATCCCAACATCGTTGTCTACCAGAGAGTCGATGATTGGTGGGGCAAAGATATCTTTGGACTTCCAAGACCGAAATACTTGGCTAATCCCATTTACAAGGACAATCCAAGCGCCAGCTTGGCGGTTGAAAGAGGAGATGTTGATTGGGCTGGGCTCTTCATTCCAAGTGTTTGGGAACTCTGGGAAAAGAAAGGTCTTCCTATTGGCACATGGTACAAGAACAAACCATATTTCTTGCCCGATGGTCTTGATCTCGTGTATGTGAACAACACGAAACCCGGTCTCTCAGATCCTGCTGTGAGAAAAGCCATAGCCTACGCTATCCCCTACGAAGAAATGCTCGTGAAAGCATACTTCGGATACGGTAGTCAGGCACATCCTTCCATGGTCATCGACCTCTTCGAACCCTACAAGCAGTACATAGATTACGATCTTGCCAGAAAAACATGGGGTACAGAAGATGGGCGAATACCGACTAACCTCGAAATGGCGAACAAGATACTCGACGAAGCGGGCTATAAGAAAGGGCCCGATGGTATAAGAGTAGGGCCCGATGGGACAAAGCTTGGTCCTTACACGATATCTGTTCCTTACGGTTGGACTGACTGGATGATGATGTGTGAAATGATCGCAAAGAACTTGAGAAGTATCGGTATCGATGTAAGAACCGAATTCCCAGACTTCTCAGTTTGGGCAGACAGAATGACAAAGGGTACCTTTGATCTCATCATATCTTGGAGTGTTGGACCAAGCTTTGATCATCCGTTCAACGTCTACAGATTCGTTCTCGACAAGAGATTGTCCAAGCCCATAGGTGAAGTTACCTGGGCTGGCGATTGGGAAAGGTACGACAACGATGAAGTTGTAGAACTTCTTGACAAAGCAGTTTCTACCCTCGATCTGGAAACGAGAAAGCAGGTCTACTTCAGACTTCAAGAGATAGTCTACAGAGATTTGCCATCCATTCCGGCGTTCTATGGAGCTCACTGGTATGAATACTCGACGAGGTACTGGATCAATTGGCCAAACGAGGACAATCCTGCTTGGTACAGACCGGCCCCCTGGCATGCGGATACATGGCCCACTTTGTTTGTGATTTCCAAGAAGAGCGATCCACAACCAATTCCTTCCTGGCTTGGAACAGTGGATGAAGGCGGAATAGAAATACCGACTGCAAAGATATTTGAAGATCTTCAGATGGCAGGCAAATGA
- a CDS encoding ROK family transcriptional regulator, giving the protein MQKKLNPRSMKQENKRMILRYLIESGPHSRVEIARKTGLAQSATWRITEELLNEGLIEEKGMTIGRRRRATTYGPRRSFVTAIIYNVEVLETLVAVGFLDGAWRIVERFPTPENIGEFVKRVKESYKRVIKNYTLDERVSKVVFSLPGIVNTERAVLVHAPNLGWRNVDFQKEFQDLNIDILVENDSNLSLLAEVFFSQDVKKSAVSFFLYFGEGIGGAISVNGNVVRGKNFAAGEVGQVIIDVNKLRVVEEFLSVSKLIKKVEKFVNLQGESLEEKYRYLKRLWFSGDNNVKRVMEDYLYYVAIVLRNVIYFLNPGVIVLGGIVNDLWDTFSSFIKKELEKITDREVANVIIRDTIFKEVPPSLVGANVLAIEEFLKNMS; this is encoded by the coding sequence TTGCAAAAGAAGTTGAATCCACGATCAATGAAACAAGAAAACAAGAGAATGATTCTGAGGTACTTGATAGAAAGCGGCCCTCATAGCAGAGTAGAGATCGCGAGAAAGACGGGGCTTGCTCAAAGTGCAACGTGGAGAATAACAGAAGAACTCTTAAACGAAGGTTTAATCGAGGAGAAAGGTATGACTATCGGCCGGAGGAGAAGGGCTACGACTTACGGTCCAAGAAGATCTTTTGTCACTGCGATCATATACAATGTTGAGGTTTTAGAAACACTCGTTGCAGTGGGCTTTTTGGATGGTGCTTGGAGAATAGTAGAGAGATTTCCTACCCCAGAAAACATCGGAGAATTCGTAAAAAGAGTAAAAGAATCTTACAAGAGAGTTATCAAAAATTATACACTCGATGAAAGAGTGTCAAAAGTTGTCTTTTCACTTCCAGGAATTGTGAACACCGAGAGAGCTGTCCTCGTACACGCGCCGAATCTCGGATGGCGAAACGTTGACTTTCAAAAGGAGTTTCAGGATCTAAATATAGACATTCTCGTAGAAAACGATTCGAATCTTTCCTTGCTCGCAGAAGTGTTTTTCTCACAAGATGTTAAAAAATCGGCTGTTTCTTTCTTTCTTTACTTTGGTGAGGGTATCGGTGGAGCAATTTCGGTGAACGGAAACGTGGTGAGGGGAAAGAATTTCGCGGCAGGTGAGGTCGGACAAGTTATCATCGATGTGAATAAATTACGAGTGGTGGAAGAATTCCTTTCTGTTTCAAAGTTGATAAAAAAAGTGGAGAAATTTGTGAATCTTCAAGGAGAATCCTTGGAAGAAAAATATAGATATCTCAAACGATTGTGGTTTTCAGGAGACAACAATGTGAAAAGAGTAATGGAAGATTACCTTTATTATGTGGCAATTGTCCTGAGAAATGTTATATACTTTCTCAATCCAGGTGTGATTGTTCTTGGAGGAATAGTGAACGATTTGTGGGATACATTCAGTTCTTTCATAAAGAAAGAGTTAGAGAAGATAACCGACAGGGAGGTAGCTAATGTCATCATCAGAGATACGATTTTCAAAGAAGTTCCTCCGTCTCTCGTTGGAGCCAACGTTTTGGCCATTGAGGAATTTTTAAAAAATATGAGTTAG